The proteins below come from a single Rosa rugosa chromosome 2, drRosRugo1.1, whole genome shotgun sequence genomic window:
- the LOC133733086 gene encoding uncharacterized protein LOC133733086 isoform X2, translated as MNYLAFGYSNPKVPTTSSFSVVSWSPIRSTLDLVVSMKSFTVRGSSLRCFTSICFWKLYRNPREIPWGQFGADIVVESTGVFTDKDKATAHLKVMCVKDSFGCFG; from the exons ATGAACTATCTAGCGTTTGGGTACTCGAATCCAAAAGTCCCAactacatcttctttctctgtaGTCTCTTGGTCACCCATTCGTTCAACCCTAGATCTCGTCGTTTCAATGAAATCGTTCACAGTTCGAGGCTCGTCTCTG AGATGCTTCACGAGCATTTGTTTCTGGAAACTTTACAG AAACCCAAGGGAGATCCCATGGGGTCAGTTTGGTGCCGATATTGTTGTGGAGTCTACTGGAGTGTTCACTGACAAGGACAAAGCCACTGCGCACTTGAAG GTTATGTGTGTCAAGGATAGTTTTGGTTGTTTTGGCTGA
- the LOC133733086 gene encoding uncharacterized protein LOC133733086 isoform X1, which translates to MNYLAFGYSNPKVPTTSSFSVVSWSPIRSTLDLVVSMKSFTVRGSSLRCFTSICFWKLYRNPREIPWGQFGADIVVESTGVFTDKDKATAHLKVSSVYNFLEFDCRMICWSYVLVCA; encoded by the exons ATGAACTATCTAGCGTTTGGGTACTCGAATCCAAAAGTCCCAactacatcttctttctctgtaGTCTCTTGGTCACCCATTCGTTCAACCCTAGATCTCGTCGTTTCAATGAAATCGTTCACAGTTCGAGGCTCGTCTCTG AGATGCTTCACGAGCATTTGTTTCTGGAAACTTTACAG AAACCCAAGGGAGATCCCATGGGGTCAGTTTGGTGCCGATATTGTTGTGGAGTCTACTGGAGTGTTCACTGACAAGGACAAAGCCACTGCGCACTTGAAGGTCAGCTCAGTTTACAATTTTCTTGAATTTGATTGCAGAATGATCTGTTGGTCCTATGTTTTGGTATGTGCATGA